The following nucleotide sequence is from Cellvibrio sp. PSBB006.
CCAGGGGACTTACGTTTACACCATTGAAGACGGCAAAGCCAAAATCCGCCCGATTAAACTCGGCCCTACCGAGGGTGTGCGGGTGGCGATTGAAGAAGGTTTGCAGGAAGGTGAAGCGGTGGTGCTGGAGGGGATTGATCGGCTTAATGAGGGCCGTGAGGTTAAGGTGACGAATTAGGTCGGGGGGTTGTCGGCTTACGCTGTGCTAAGCCGACCTACGTCGACCGAGCTGGAATACCGTAGGTCGGATTAGCGCCAGCGTAATCCGACATCAGGATCGCCGAGCAAACCAATATTGACGAACGGCACCGACGACAGATCAATAAATTTGTTTTGGTTTACCGATGAGCGACTGTTGATGAGACTGTTTCAATGAGTGTGTCCCGCCCTTTTATCCTGCGCCCGGTGGCAACGTCATTACTGATGTTGGCGCTGCTGATGTCTGGCATTCTGGCGTGGCGGTTGCTGCCGGTGGCGGCTTTGCCGCAGGTGGATTACCCGATCATCCAGGTCTTTACCTTTAATCCCGGCGCCAGCCCGGACGTGATGGCACGGACCATCACCGCACCGCTTGAGCGTCGACTGGGGCAGATTCCCGGCCTGAAACAAATGTCCTCCACCAGTTCCACCGGGGCTTCGATTATTACCCTGCAATTTTCGCTGGAAGTTGACCTGGGCGTGGCGGAACAGGAAGTGCAGGCCGCGATCAACACCGCCAGCAGCTTATTGCCCGGCGACCTGCCGACGCCGCCAATCTATCGCAAGGTGAACCCCGCCGACGCACCTATCATGACCTTGGCGGTTACCTCTAAAAGCCTGCCGTTGCCCGAAGTTTACGACCTGATCGACACGCGCATGGCGCAGAAGCTGGCGCAGTTACCCGGCGTGGGGATGGTGAGCCTGGCAGGCGGGCAACGCCCGGCCATTCGCGTCAAGGTTAATCCGACGGCGCTGGCGTCGCTCGGTATGAGCCTTGAAGAAGTCCGCTCCGCTATCGTCACCGCCAACGCCAACCAACCCAAGGGCAGCTTCGACGGCCCCTACCGCTCCACCATGCTCGACGCCAATGACCAGATCAAATCCGTTGAGGAATACGAAAACCTGCTGATCAACTGGAACGCCGGGGCACCGGTGCGCCTGAAAGACGTGGCCAAAGTCGTTAACGGTGCGGAAGATCGATTCCTCGCCGCCTGGGCTGATACCCAACCCGCCGTACTGATCAACATTCAGCGCCAGCCCGGCGCCAACGTGATTGACGTGGCCGACAGTGTGCAGTCGTTGATGCCGCAATTGACGTCCACGCTGCCCGCCGCTGTGGAAGTCACAGTATTGACCGACCGCACCAACAGCATTCGCGCGTCTATTCGTGATGTGCAAAAAGAACTGATCTTCGCGATCTGCCTGGTGGTGCTGGTGACCTTCGTCTTCCTGCGCACGATTCCCGCCACCATCATTCCCAGCGTCGCCGTGCCCCTGTCGCTGGTAGGCACCTTCGGCGTGATGTACATGATGGGCTTCTCCATCAACAACCTGTCCCTCATGGCCCTGACTATCGCCACCGGTTTTGTGGTGGACGACGCCATCGTGATGCTGGAAAACGTAGCCCGCCATCGGGAGGAAGGTGAGTCGCCGTTACAGGCGGCGTTAAAAGGCGCGGCGGAGATCGGCTTTACCCTGATCTCACTGACAATTTCGCTGATCGCTGTATTGATTCCGCTGCTGTTTATGGGCGACGTCGTTGGCCGTCTATTCCAGGAATTCGCCATCACCTTGGCGGTGGCCATCGGGATTTCGCTGGTGGTATCGCTCACGCTGACGCCGATGATGTGCGCACGCATGCTGCGCGATGCCCCCGCCCACGATGCGGCTGATCCCGGTTTTATGGACCGCCTGATTGCCCGTTACGGTGTCTGGCTGGATCGGGTGTTGGAACATCAACCAGCGGCCATGCTGGTGATGATCGGCACGGTGGTCCTGACGGCGGGTTTGTACCTGCTGGTGCCCAAAGGGTTCTTTCCGGTGCAGGACAGCGGCGTGATTCAGGTGGTCACCGAAGCCCCGCAGGATATTTCCTTTGATGCCATGGCCGAGCGACAACAATTGTTGGTGGAGCGGGTGTTGGAAGACCCGGATGTCGCGAGTCTGTCCTCATTTATCGGCGTGGACGGCAGCAATATCACGCTCAACAGCGGGCGTCTGCTGATCAACCTCAAGTCCCACGGTGAGCGCGACGCGACTGCCGGCGAGATCATCGACCGCCTGCGGGAAAACATTAAAGGCGTAACCGGCATTACCGCCTGGTTCCAGCCGGTGCAGGAACTCAGTATCGAAGACCGCATCAGCCGCACCCAATACCAGTTCACCCTCACCACGCCGGACAGCCAATTGCTGGATGACTGGGTGCCACGGGTGATTGAGCGCCTGCGCCAGGAACCCGCATTGGCCGATGTGGCCAGCGACCTGCAAACCCAGGGACTTCAGGCTTATGTGGATATCGACCGCGATGCTGCCGCCCGCTTGGGCGTGCGGGTCAGCGATATCGCCGCCGCGCTGCAAAGTGCCTATGGGCAGCGGCAAATCGCCACGCTGTTTACCCAGGCCAATCAATATCGCGTGGTATTGGAAGTTAACCCGGATTACGCGCAAGGTTTAAAAGCACTGGAAACGACCTATGTGTCCAACAGCGCGGGCCAGCCGGTGTTGTTGTCCACCCTTTCCAAGGTAACCCAGCGGCCCACCGCCCTGTTGATTAACCACCAGGGGCAATTCCCCTCGACCACCGTGTCTTTCAATTTAGCCACCGGTGCATCCTTGGGTGAAGCCATTGACGCCATCGAAGCCGCACAACAGGAACTGGCGATGCCGGCTGCACTGGAACTGCGCTTTCAAGGCGCGGCGGAGGCCTTCCGCGCCTCGCTCAGCAACACTTTGTGGCTGATCCTCGCAGCTGTGGTCACCATGTACATCGTACTGGGCGTGCTGTACGAGAGTTTTATCCACCCGGTTACGATTCTGTCGACTTTGCCCTCGGCCACTGTGGGAGCGCTGTTGGCATTACTGTTGACTGGACGGCCGCTGGATTTGATTGCGGTAATCGGCGTGGTGTTGCTGATTGGCCTGGTGAAGAAGAACGGCATCATGATGGTGGACTTCGCGCTGGAAGCTCAACGCAAAGACGGTCTGAGCCCCCGCGCGGCCATCCACCGCGCCGCCATGATGCGTTTCCGCCCGATCCTGATGACCACCCTCGCCGCGCTGTTCGGTGCGATCCCTTTGATGCTCGCCTCCGGCTCCGGCGCCGAACTGCGCCAGCCGCTGGGCTTGGTGATGGTGGGTGGTTTGCTGGTGAGTCAAGTGCTGACCTTGTTCACCACGCCGGTGGTGTATTTGTTCTTTGACCGCTGGTTGAAGAACCGCCCGGCCGAGGCGGAACAAGCGACATTACCGTTGCGGGAGTGAACGGATTATGAGCCTCGCACGCCCGTTTATCCGCCGCCCCGTTGCCAGTAGTTTGCTGGCCGTCGCGATTGTATTGGTCGGACTGCTGGCCTGGCGGATGCTGCCAGTGGCCCCGCTGCCGCAGGTGGATTTTCCGTCGATCCAGATTTACGCCTCTTTACCCGGCGCCAGCCCGGAAAGCATGGCCGCCACCGTTGCCACGCCCCTTGAGCGTGCACTGGGCAGTATCCCCGGCGTGACCGGCCTGAATTCCAACTCCAGCCAGGGCGCGACACAAATCTGGCTGGAGTTCGATCTCGACCGGGATCTGGATTCCGCCGCCCGCGACGTACAGGCCGCGCTTAATGCGGCGCGTGGCCAACTGCCGGCGGGGATGCCGGGCATGCCAACCTACCGCAAGATCAGCCCATCCCAGGCGCCGATTATGGCGCTGGCGTTAAGCTCGCCGAACCTGTCCCCCAGCGCACTCTATGACGCAGCCTCTACCATCCTTGCACAAAAACTGTCGCAGATTCGCGGCGTGGGTCAGGTGGGCATCGACGGCGCCTCCCTGCCGGCGGTACGCATCCAGCTCAACCCCGGCTCCCTCGCCCATTACGGCATCGCCCTGGACGAAGTACGCAATGCCATCGCCAACGCCAACGTGGTGCAGCCGCTCGGGTTGTTGGAAGAAAACGAGAGCCGCTGGCAGATCCGCACCAGCGACACCCTGCGCAGTGCCGCCGACTACAAACCGCTGATCATCCGCTACCAGGAAGGCGCGCCGGTGCGTTTACAGGATGTGGCAGAGGTGACCGATTCGGTGGAAAACCGTTACGCCAGCGGCTTTCACAACCAGCGCTCCGCTGTGACCCTCACGGTCAGCCGCCAGACCGGCGCGAACATCATGGAAACCATCGACGCCATCAATGAGCAAGTGCCAGCTTTGCGCGCGCTGATGCCCACCGATACCGAATTAAAAGTGGTGATGGATCGCTCTCCCGGCATTCGCGCCACCTTGAAAGAAGCCCAAATTACGCTGCTGATCGCGGTGTTGCTGGTGGTGGGCGTGGTCTGGGCATTCCTCGGCAGCGCCCGCAGTGCATTGATTCCCAGCCTGGCGATTCCGGTTTCGCTGATCGGGGCTTTTGCGGTGATGTACCTCTACGGCTTCTCGCTCAATAACCTGTCGCTGATGGCATTGATCGTCGCTGCGGGATTGGTGGTGGATGATGCGATCGTGGTGCTGGAGAACATCAAGCGTCATATCGAGCGCGGATTGTCGCCTTATCGCGCTGCCATTCGTGGCGCACACGAGGTGGGGTTCACCCTGCTGGCGATGAACGTCACCCTGGTGGTGGTGTTTGTGTCCATCCTGTTTATGGGCGGCGTAGTGGAAAAACTCTTCCGCGAATTCTCAATCACTCTAGCCGCCGCCATGCTGATTTCCCTCGCCGTCTCCCTCAGCCTGACACCGAGTTTATGTGCCCACCTGCTCAAATCGGACGCACCGCTGGTGCCGGGACAGGAGAAAAAACCCACCATATTCGATGACATCAAACACGGTTATGCCACCAGTTTGAACTGGGCCTTGCGCCATAGCCTGCTGGTGATTCTGCTGTTGACTGCGGTGATCGGCGTGAATATCTACCTGTACGTTGCGATTCCCAAAACTATGCTGCCGGAACAGGACACCGGCCAGATCACCGGCTGGATTCGCGGCGACGACGGCTTCTCCTTCCAGATCATGCAGCCCAAGATCGAGGAATTCCGGCAGTTGCTGTTGTCCGACCCCGCGGTTGAAGACGTCTTCGGCGCCAGTGGCGGCGGCATGGGCGTGAGCAATGCGTGGATGCGCGTCAGCCTCAAACCCATGGCCGAACGCGGCGTGCCCGCTGAAGAGGTGGTGGACCGCATACGGCGACGTATGCCCCAGATTCCCGGTGGCATCCTGATGATCGGCGTGGATCAGGATATTCGTTTGAACTCGCCCTTCAGTCGCAGTGAGCAAGAACTTCTCATGCTGTCGAGCGAGGTTGAACCCCTCCAAAAATGGGGCGTTAAGGTCACACAAGCCATGGAGAAACTGCCAGAGCTAACCAGCATCGACGGCGAGCGCGGCGAAGGCGCCCAGCAGGTGGTGATTGATATCGACCGCGAGGCGGCGCAACGCCTGGGTGTGGATATGGCCATGGTGGCCTCGCTGCTCAACAATTCTTTCTCGCAGCGGCAAGTCTCCACCATGTACGACGAGTTCAACCAGTATCGGGTGGTGATGGAGCTGGAGCCGGAGTACACCTCCACGCCGGCGGCGCTGGAGCAAATCCAGGTTATTACCCGCGATGGCAGCCGCGTCCCACTCTCGACCTTTGCGACTTTTGGTTATGGCCTGGCCAACGACCGGGTGCGTCATACCAGGCAATTTGCCTCCGTGAGTATTGGGTACGATCTGGCGGAAGGCGTCACCGCTGAACAGGCCCGGGCAGCCATTGATAATTTGCTGGCAGAGCTGATGGTGCCTTCCGAAGTCCATGTGGGTCCGCCGGGCAGCAAACAGGCTGGCTGGGGGCCAAGCACACCGGGTACCGATCAGAACCAGGCATGGCTGATCCTTGGCGTATTGCTGGCGGTGTATCTGGTGTTGGGTATTCTGTATGAGAGCACGATTCATCCCTTGACGATTCTTTCTACCCTGCCCTCAGCCGGTGTGGGCGCGCTGCTGGCGTTGCGGCTGAGTGACACGCCCTTCAGCTTGATTGCCTTGCTGGGTTTGTTCCTGCTGATCGGCATCGTGATGAAGAACGCGATCCTGATGATTGATTTTGCGCTGGAAGCCGAGCGCCGCGATGGACTGTCTTCCCGTGAATCCATTTACCAGGCAGCGTTGCTGCGCCTGCGCCCGATTTTAATGACCAACCTCGCCGGCCTGCTGGGCGCCATCCCTCTGGTGTTGGGTTTCCACGAAGGGTCTGAATTGCGTCGTCCGCTGGGGATCACCATTATCGGTGGGCTCGCGGTCAGCCAGCTCCTGACGCTCTACACCACGCCGGTGGTCTATCTTTACATGGAACGCCTGCGCCAATGGGGCCTGCGCCGCAAGTCGATATTGGTTGCCCGCAACCCGTAATCGGATCATACGGTTACGCCAATAATATTTTGGGTGAATTTTTTATGCGTATTGCAATGATCGGTCTGGGCGATATTGCCCGCAAAGCCTATCTGCCGGTGGTGGCAAATCATCCGGAGATTACCCCGCTGTTATGCACGCGCAATACGCAAACGCTTGCGGCTCTCGCGCAGCAATATCGCGTGGCCGATTGCTTTAATACCTTGGAAAGCCTGCTCGCCGCCAAGCCGGATGCGGCAATGATTCATAGCAACACCGAAAGCCACGCACACATTGCCACGCAATTATTGAACGCCGGTATCCCTACGTTTATTGATAAACCGCTCAGTTACCAATTGCATGAATGTGAAGCGTTGCTGAACCTCGCCACACAAAAAAATATTCCGTTAACTGTCGGCTTCAATCGTCGCTTCGCGCCGTTGATTGCACCCCTGGCGGACGTCGCCAACCCGCTTCATATCCACTGGCAAAAAAACCGCGTTAATCTACCCAATAGACCGCGCATTTTTATTTACGATGATTTTATTCATGTACTGGACAGCCTGCGTTTTCTCGCACCGGGCATCCTGCAAAACCTGCACATCACTACCCACGGAAAAACCAACGCCCTCGGCGCCATTCAGGTGCAATGGCAGCGCGATAAAACCTTGCTGACCGCCAGCATGAATCGTGTCAGTGGCGTAACCGAAGAGCGTGTGGAATTTTTTGCGACACAACAAAAATGGCAAATCGACAGCCTGACCACCGGCGTACATTACGAGGATAACCAGGCCCGTTCCCTGGGCTTTGGCGATTGGGAGAACACACTCTACAAACGCGGATTTGTCACTATGATCAATGCCTGGGTGGCGCAGGTACACAGTGGCCAGTTAAGTGCGCACGATGACATCCTCGCCACCCACGCACTCTGTGAGCGCGTCGTAAATAAAGCCGAGATGATGCTCAGCAACAATTAGTCATTAACGGTATTTAGGCAAGATCGACGGATCGCTATCGGTTTGTGGCGCATCCAGTAAATACAGATAACTGTTGTGATTGTGCTGCGCACCCACCTGATCCAGATAACCGATAGATTCCGGCAACTGTACCTGCGGCAATTTAATGATCACTTGCGGTTGCTGCCAATGACCGGCCAATTCCGCAATACCAATCGCCGCATCAATCGCCAAGCGATATACATCCGGCACCGCTTCGGGCACCTTATCTTTCACAATATCTTTTAAACCCGCATAGCCGAAAGGAACCACATCGAGCGGATTGATCACCTGAAAACTGGTGGCATATTGGCTGAGCCAGTTGGCAAAATCCGGATCGCCAGCGGTGGGCGGCGCAAAACCGTATCCCATGCAATTCACTTTGCCGCTCCAGCTTTGGGATTGACTCAAGACCCAGGGTACAAACACCGTCACTAACCCGGCACCCTGACTGTGGCCTGTAACATAAATGGTGATCTCAGTTTGCTTGCCGACCCGGCTGAAAAATTGCCCAAGTGTTTCACCGGTATCCGGATCACGCCCGTTCAACAAGGCTTGCTGCGCCTCAAGAAAATGTGACGATACCTTACCCTTGGGTACGGGCAGTCCCTGGGCTTTTTCCTCTGCCGTTAACGCAGGGAAAAAGGGAAAGTTTTGTTGTTCGGTAGGTACGTCCTCCCAAATACTGCCGCGCTGCTCGATCGTGCCGCGCAGCACAATCGAGTACTCTGCTGTCTGCACGTGCTGGGCCACAAATACCAGGTTATCGCCCCAGCCGTGCACTACTGGCCCCCATACCAACGACCACAAGCCTTGGGTCGCGTAATGCGTCTTCATCAACTCCTGGATCAGCGCCTGTTTTAATTTATTGATCGCCAGGCCTTCATCGACATAGGCCAACCCTGCCAGGGTCATTTGAACACCGGCCTGTT
It contains:
- a CDS encoding efflux RND transporter permease subunit, producing the protein MSLARPFIRRPVASSLLAVAIVLVGLLAWRMLPVAPLPQVDFPSIQIYASLPGASPESMAATVATPLERALGSIPGVTGLNSNSSQGATQIWLEFDLDRDLDSAARDVQAALNAARGQLPAGMPGMPTYRKISPSQAPIMALALSSPNLSPSALYDAASTILAQKLSQIRGVGQVGIDGASLPAVRIQLNPGSLAHYGIALDEVRNAIANANVVQPLGLLEENESRWQIRTSDTLRSAADYKPLIIRYQEGAPVRLQDVAEVTDSVENRYASGFHNQRSAVTLTVSRQTGANIMETIDAINEQVPALRALMPTDTELKVVMDRSPGIRATLKEAQITLLIAVLLVVGVVWAFLGSARSALIPSLAIPVSLIGAFAVMYLYGFSLNNLSLMALIVAAGLVVDDAIVVLENIKRHIERGLSPYRAAIRGAHEVGFTLLAMNVTLVVVFVSILFMGGVVEKLFREFSITLAAAMLISLAVSLSLTPSLCAHLLKSDAPLVPGQEKKPTIFDDIKHGYATSLNWALRHSLLVILLLTAVIGVNIYLYVAIPKTMLPEQDTGQITGWIRGDDGFSFQIMQPKIEEFRQLLLSDPAVEDVFGASGGGMGVSNAWMRVSLKPMAERGVPAEEVVDRIRRRMPQIPGGILMIGVDQDIRLNSPFSRSEQELLMLSSEVEPLQKWGVKVTQAMEKLPELTSIDGERGEGAQQVVIDIDREAAQRLGVDMAMVASLLNNSFSQRQVSTMYDEFNQYRVVMELEPEYTSTPAALEQIQVITRDGSRVPLSTFATFGYGLANDRVRHTRQFASVSIGYDLAEGVTAEQARAAIDNLLAELMVPSEVHVGPPGSKQAGWGPSTPGTDQNQAWLILGVLLAVYLVLGILYESTIHPLTILSTLPSAGVGALLALRLSDTPFSLIALLGLFLLIGIVMKNAILMIDFALEAERRDGLSSRESIYQAALLRLRPILMTNLAGLLGAIPLVLGFHEGSELRRPLGITIIGGLAVSQLLTLYTTPVVYLYMERLRQWGLRRKSILVARNP
- a CDS encoding multidrug efflux RND transporter permease subunit, producing MSVSRPFILRPVATSLLMLALLMSGILAWRLLPVAALPQVDYPIIQVFTFNPGASPDVMARTITAPLERRLGQIPGLKQMSSTSSTGASIITLQFSLEVDLGVAEQEVQAAINTASSLLPGDLPTPPIYRKVNPADAPIMTLAVTSKSLPLPEVYDLIDTRMAQKLAQLPGVGMVSLAGGQRPAIRVKVNPTALASLGMSLEEVRSAIVTANANQPKGSFDGPYRSTMLDANDQIKSVEEYENLLINWNAGAPVRLKDVAKVVNGAEDRFLAAWADTQPAVLINIQRQPGANVIDVADSVQSLMPQLTSTLPAAVEVTVLTDRTNSIRASIRDVQKELIFAICLVVLVTFVFLRTIPATIIPSVAVPLSLVGTFGVMYMMGFSINNLSLMALTIATGFVVDDAIVMLENVARHREEGESPLQAALKGAAEIGFTLISLTISLIAVLIPLLFMGDVVGRLFQEFAITLAVAIGISLVVSLTLTPMMCARMLRDAPAHDAADPGFMDRLIARYGVWLDRVLEHQPAAMLVMIGTVVLTAGLYLLVPKGFFPVQDSGVIQVVTEAPQDISFDAMAERQQLLVERVLEDPDVASLSSFIGVDGSNITLNSGRLLINLKSHGERDATAGEIIDRLRENIKGVTGITAWFQPVQELSIEDRISRTQYQFTLTTPDSQLLDDWVPRVIERLRQEPALADVASDLQTQGLQAYVDIDRDAAARLGVRVSDIAAALQSAYGQRQIATLFTQANQYRVVLEVNPDYAQGLKALETTYVSNSAGQPVLLSTLSKVTQRPTALLINHQGQFPSTTVSFNLATGASLGEAIDAIEAAQQELAMPAALELRFQGAAEAFRASLSNTLWLILAAVVTMYIVLGVLYESFIHPVTILSTLPSATVGALLALLLTGRPLDLIAVIGVVLLIGLVKKNGIMMVDFALEAQRKDGLSPRAAIHRAAMMRFRPILMTTLAALFGAIPLMLASGSGAELRQPLGLVMVGGLLVSQVLTLFTTPVVYLFFDRWLKNRPAEAEQATLPLRE
- a CDS encoding Gfo/Idh/MocA family protein; its protein translation is MRIAMIGLGDIARKAYLPVVANHPEITPLLCTRNTQTLAALAQQYRVADCFNTLESLLAAKPDAAMIHSNTESHAHIATQLLNAGIPTFIDKPLSYQLHECEALLNLATQKNIPLTVGFNRRFAPLIAPLADVANPLHIHWQKNRVNLPNRPRIFIYDDFIHVLDSLRFLAPGILQNLHITTHGKTNALGAIQVQWQRDKTLLTASMNRVSGVTEERVEFFATQQKWQIDSLTTGVHYEDNQARSLGFGDWENTLYKRGFVTMINAWVAQVHSGQLSAHDDILATHALCERVVNKAEMMLSNN